One Misgurnus anguillicaudatus chromosome 19, ASM2758022v2, whole genome shotgun sequence genomic region harbors:
- the cbx1a gene encoding chromobox protein homolog 1a: protein MSQPTDTASSDAPSVTEDVKLAAAAGKKQNKKKEVVEEEEEEYVVEKVLDRRVVKGRVEFLLKWKGFTHDDNTWEPEDNLDCPDLIAEYMQSQKAASDEKKDGSGKRKGESDTDAGEDSRPKKRKDEQEKPRGFSRGLDPERIIGATDSSGELMFLMKWKNSDEADLVPAKEANVKCPQVVISFYEERLTWHSYPSEEEEKKDDKN from the exons ACGTCAAGCTGGCGGCCGCCGCAGGAAAGAAACAGAACAAGAAGAAGGAGGTTgtagaggaggaagaggaggaataTGTGGTGGAGAAGGTTCTGGATAGAAGGGTTGTAAAGGGAAGAGTGGAGTTCCTGCTTAAATGGAAAGGATTCACACA TGATGACAACACATGGGAACCAGAGGACAACCTGGACTGTCCTGATCTCATCGCTGAATACATGCAGTCACAGAAAGCAGCAAGCGATGAGAAGAAAGATGGTAGCGGAAAAAGGAAAGGGGAATCCGACACAGATGCTGGAGAAGACAGTCGACCCAAGAAAAGGAAAGATGAG CAAGAAAAGCCAAGGGGCTTTTCAAGGGGCTTAGATCCTGAACGCATCATTGGTGCTACAGATTCCAGCGGCGAGCTTATGTTTCTAATGAAGTG GAAGAATTCTGATGAGGCAGACCTTGTTCCAGCTAAGGAAGCTAACGTTAAGTGCCCACAGGTAGTCATCTCCTTTTATGAGGAGCGACTGACATGGCACTCCTACCCTTCTGAAGAAGAAGAGAAGAAGGACGATAAGAACTAA
- the nfe2l1a gene encoding endoplasmic reticulum membrane sensor NFE2L1a encodes MLDLKKYFTDGLIQVAILLSLAGMRVDVDPYLPPLGRVLVGPSSSVTQTQFHNLRNMLDGYSLHPKSIDLDGFFTARRLLSWVRSLDHLQVPAPELQAWLVNREPENGVPIPSQMGFLEDGGLEDVEDPSELSMRLSVGELGYDTAEDDTVGAVGHMSRNLNYPEHDELFKEDEDVLWEQEHHPDQVENAETQPLQMYNEEDFMQDGWRNTNPFHNQMFEANEQLSGVRQDVSLSIEECLRLIDTTFLPGDDPESTGPDVQSVEEHTLQYQQPIISPLLPEDDSPFSIEQQWQDVLAIMESQEMDTGETIDNSHHNISESDRNIESVENFIHRDVSLQQATLPGSTEGLGTNSIGLEASGCINNNSSLETSSNINTPFEDSDIINLLLTPGMNSSVSSNYPPSTVFEQQSMSSHLDPLLEEAMLDEISLMDLTLEELSQSQFLQFEANNRADSDSGLSLDYSQSPTSPSGSKSSDSSSSCSSSPTSPLPNVMPEEGAVGFTHIKEEEEEAIGADGYTPEQTKMCHGSFLEARQFHNLPWLEYIGHDHTYNQPRNSIQKKSPKHSFDESPKGKILEHMSSRDEKRARALNIPFPNEFLINLPVEEFNQLLSKYHFSDAQITLIRDIRRRGKNKMAAQNCRRRKLDVLLGLERNVDGLRRHRARLLRENTEICRSVRDIKGRINSLYQEVCERLREEQGSLCSEYSFTSQEDGTRPVELVSRRSDSHSRRKLKRKDKKRKS; translated from the exons ATGCTGGACCTGAAGAAGTACTTCACAGACGGCCTCATCCAAGTGGCTATTCTTCTCAGTCTGGCTGGGATGCGCGTGGACGTGGATCCTTACCTGCCCCCTCTTGGTAGAGTCCTAGTTGGCCCAAGTTCATCTGTAACTCAAACTCAATTCCACAACCTCCGAAACATGCTAGATGGATATAGCCTCCACCCGAAAAGCATTGATTTGGATGGGTTCTTCACAGCCCGCAGGCTTCTGAGTTGGGTACGCTCCCTGGATCATCTGCAGGTGCCAGCACCGGAGTTGCAGGCCTGGTTGGTCAACAGAGAGCCTGAGAACGGAGTGCCCATTCCGTCTCAGATGGGATTTCTTGAGGATGGTGGACTAGAAGATGTGGAGGACCCCTCAGAGCTGAGCATGAGGTTGAGCGTAGGAGAACTGGGATATGACACTGCTGAGGATGACACTGTTGGGGCTGTTGGGCATATGTCAAGAAACCTCAATTATCCAGAACATGATGAACTCTTTAAAGAG GATGAAGATGTACTGTGGGAACAGGAACATCATCCGGACCAGGTGGAAAATGCAGAAACACAACCTCTTCAAATGTATAATGAGGAGGATTTTATGCAGGATGGCTGGAGAAACACAAATCCATTTCACAACCAGATGTTTGAAGCGAATGAACAG TTGTCAGGTGTAAGACAGGACGTGTCTCTTTCCATTGAAGAGTGCTTACGTCTCATCGATACAACCTTCCTCCCAGGAGATGATCCAGAG TCAACAGGTCCTGATGTACAAAGCGTGGAAGAACACACACTTCAGTACCAGCAGCCCATCATCTCTCCATTGTTGCCTGAAGATGATTCCCCATTCAGCATAGAGCAACAATGGCAAGATGTTTTGGCTATCATGGAATCACAG GAAATGGATACAGGTGAAACAATAGACAATTCTCACCACAATATCAGTGAATCAGACAGGAATATTGAATCTGTGGAAAACTTCATTCATCGGGATGTTAGCCTTCAACAGGCAACTCTCCCAGGATCCACCGAAGGTCTTGGCACAAACAGTATCGGCTTGGAAGCATCCGGTTGCATTAACAATAACTCAAGCTTGGAAACGTCTTCTAATATAAACACCCCATTTGAAGACTCTGATATTATAAATCTCCTTCTAACCCCTGGAATGAATAGTTCAGTTAGCAGCAACTACCCACCATCTACAGTGTTTGAGCAACAAAGCATGTCAAGCCATTTAGATCCTCTGCTGGAAGAAGCCATGCTTGATGAaattagtttaatggatttgaCCCTAGAAGAATTAAGCCAATCTCAGTTTCTCCAATTTGAAGCGAACAACCGAGCAGATTCTGACTCTGGTTTATCACTTGACTATAGCCAAAGTCCCACTTCACCCAGTGGGTCTAAATCTTCTGATTCATCATCTTCATGCTCTTCATCACCAACCAGCCCACTCCCCAATGTAATGCCCGAAGAAGGAGCTGTGGGGTTCACCCATATTaaggaagaagaggaggaagCAATAGGTGCCGATGGCTACACACCAGAACAAACCAAAATGTGTCATGGTAGTTTTTTGGAAGCCAGACAGTTCCATAATCTCCCGTGGCTTGAGTACATTGGACATGATCATACCTACAACCAGCCTCGAAACTCCATCCAAAAGAAATCCCCGAAACACTCTTTTGACGAGTCGCCAAAGGGGAAAATCCTGGAACACATGTCCAGCCGTGACGAGAAACGTGCACGTGCGTTGAACATCCCGTTCCCCAACGAATTTCTCATTAACTTACCCGTTGAAGAGTTTAATCAGCTACTTTCAAAATATCATTTCAGTGATGCCCAGATCACACTTATCAGAGACATACGACGTAGAGGAAAAAACAAAATGGCTGCTCAGAACTGTCGGCGCAGGAAGCTGGATGTCTTACTGGGACTGGAGCGCAACGTGGACGGCCTGCGCCGTCATCGTGCCAGACTGCTCAGGGAAAACACTGAAATCTGTCGCTCAGTCAGGGACATCAAGGGACGTATTAACAGCTTGTATCAAGAAGTCTGTGAGAGACTAAGAGAGGAACAAGGGTCGCTCTGCTCTGAATACAGCTTCACCTCGCAGGAAGACGGCACCAGGCCGGTTGAACTCGTTTCACGTAGATCTGACTCCCACTCTAGACGTAAACTTAAAAGAAAAGACAAGAAGCGAAAGTCATAA